A part of Betaproteobacteria bacterium genomic DNA contains:
- a CDS encoding enoyl-CoA hydratase/isomerase family protein, producing the protein MKLHELAHPAAVLPAELDGFRIELKPEQERADIVLDRPPFNVVSMLARDQLRIAFEALDADERIRVIVLRGAGEHFSSGGDIKGFLAATPEHVSKLAWNVAAPARCSKPVIAAGRGYCFGVGFELSLACDFRLATETTLYALPEQKLGQIPGSGGSARLQKMVGITRTKDIVMRSRRITGRQAFEWGVATDCVPDAELDRATDALVEELRAFSPIAQRTAKKLLNDTEDSPLSIAIELEGHCYSRLRSSEDFREGVEAFHSKRKPAFVGR; encoded by the coding sequence ATGAAACTTCACGAACTCGCCCATCCCGCCGCCGTACTGCCCGCCGAGCTCGACGGCTTCCGCATCGAGCTCAAGCCCGAGCAGGAGCGCGCCGACATCGTGCTCGACCGGCCGCCGTTCAACGTCGTGAGCATGCTGGCGCGAGATCAGCTTCGCATCGCGTTCGAAGCACTGGATGCCGACGAGCGGATTCGCGTGATCGTGCTGCGAGGCGCCGGCGAACACTTCTCCAGCGGGGGTGACATCAAGGGCTTTCTCGCGGCGACGCCCGAGCATGTCAGCAAGCTGGCCTGGAACGTCGCGGCTCCTGCGCGCTGCAGCAAGCCGGTGATCGCCGCAGGCCGCGGTTACTGCTTCGGGGTCGGCTTCGAGTTGTCGCTGGCCTGCGACTTCCGCCTGGCCACCGAGACGACGCTCTATGCGCTGCCGGAGCAGAAGCTCGGCCAGATTCCCGGATCCGGCGGTTCGGCCCGGCTACAAAAAATGGTCGGCATCACGCGCACCAAGGACATCGTGATGCGCTCGCGGCGCATCACTGGCCGCCAGGCCTTTGAGTGGGGCGTGGCCACCGACTGCGTGCCCGACGCCGAGCTCGATCGGGCCACCGATGCGCTGGTGGAAGAACTGCGCGCGTTCTCGCCGATCGCGCAGCGCACCGCCAAGAAGCTGCTCAACGACACCGAGGACTCCCCGCTGTCCATCGCCATCGAGCTGGAGGGCCACTGCTACTCGCGCCTGCGCAGCTCGGAAGACTTCCGTGAAGGCGTCGAGGCGTTCCACAGCAAGCGCAAGCCGGCCTTCGTCGGCCGCTGA
- a CDS encoding branched-chain amino acid ABC transporter permease, which translates to MLDWLQFVLAPQVINGLSIGVAVVLMALGLTIIFGLLDVINMAHGEFYAIGAYAALALIGVGLPFWWALALTPLLMAAVGYATERALIERVFHSKDRHTLTLLLTFGIAIILEDILKIVFGANPLRIEQPISGATEMFGLFFPNYRLFLMAVGTAVIAAVWLLVFRTRLGAMVRAAAFDRHMAASLGVPVSVVYAGTFAFGVALAGLSGVLLAPIYSVFPTMGRDFVLIAFSVVIIGGMGSIKGAVIAGLLLTQVQSISSLVISPVWSDPLLFGIMVLVLMWRPHGLFGRLGHG; encoded by the coding sequence ATGCTGGACTGGCTGCAGTTCGTGCTGGCGCCACAGGTCATCAACGGCCTGTCGATCGGCGTCGCCGTGGTGCTGATGGCGCTCGGGCTGACGATCATCTTCGGCCTGCTCGACGTCATCAACATGGCGCACGGCGAGTTCTACGCGATCGGCGCCTATGCGGCGCTGGCACTGATCGGCGTGGGCCTGCCGTTCTGGTGGGCGCTGGCGCTGACGCCGCTGCTGATGGCGGCGGTGGGCTACGCGACGGAGCGAGCGCTGATCGAGCGTGTATTCCACAGCAAGGACCGCCATACGCTGACCCTGCTTCTGACCTTCGGCATCGCCATCATCCTCGAAGACATCCTGAAGATCGTCTTCGGCGCGAATCCGCTGCGCATCGAGCAGCCGATCTCCGGGGCCACCGAGATGTTCGGACTGTTCTTCCCCAACTACCGCCTGTTCCTGATGGCGGTGGGCACCGCGGTCATCGCGGCGGTGTGGCTGCTCGTGTTCCGCACCCGGCTCGGCGCGATGGTGCGCGCCGCTGCCTTCGACCGCCACATGGCCGCATCGCTGGGCGTGCCGGTGAGCGTGGTCTACGCCGGTACCTTTGCCTTCGGCGTGGCGCTGGCCGGCCTGTCGGGTGTGCTGCTCGCGCCGATCTACTCGGTGTTCCCGACCATGGGCCGCGACTTCGTGCTGATCGCCTTCAGCGTGGTGATCATCGGCGGCATGGGCTCGATCAAGGGAGCAGTGATCGCCGGGCTGCTGCTGACCCAGGTGCAGTCGATCTCGAGCTTGGTCATCTCGCCGGTGTGGAGCGATCCGCTGTTGTTCGGGATCATGGTGTTGGTGCTGATGTGGCGCCCGCACGGTCTCTTCGGGAGACTCGGCCATGGCTGA
- a CDS encoding ABC transporter substrate-binding protein has translation MNRHHLNTLAATLAIAAPLAASAQTGPIRVGVVTPLSGTYAGIGQQVKWGLDLAAAQINAAGGVMGRRLELVYEDEEANPAVATQKAEKLFQVGKVDFLTGTVNSGSTLAVGQVAERNNRLIATTVSFADSITADKCSPNVFRVNARAGMQSAALADWMASTQKNANVFYLGPDYEMGRSTVAAFKAAAEGKGAKTAGEVFAPLDNKDYSPYFGQIRGARPTVIYTSVAGNDTVRLFTQMAEFGVNRNVQVVGASGTVTSQNLGAIGKAADGFVTGVGYSSSIDSQENRKFVADFEAANKSKPDLYGADSYGVLFFYKAAVEKAKSTDTDKVREAMRGLQWATPQGTKTMRAGDHQAMQDMYAVKVEGGQFQIVGKVAAEAAIGPDTCARF, from the coding sequence ATGAACCGACATCACCTCAACACGCTGGCCGCCACTCTCGCGATCGCCGCACCCCTGGCTGCATCCGCCCAGACCGGACCGATCCGTGTCGGCGTCGTCACCCCGCTGTCGGGCACCTACGCCGGCATCGGCCAGCAGGTGAAGTGGGGCCTGGACCTCGCCGCCGCGCAGATCAACGCGGCCGGCGGCGTGATGGGACGCAGGCTGGAGCTGGTCTACGAGGACGAGGAAGCCAACCCGGCCGTGGCCACGCAGAAGGCCGAGAAGCTGTTCCAGGTCGGCAAGGTCGACTTCCTCACCGGCACGGTGAACTCGGGTTCGACCCTGGCCGTGGGCCAGGTGGCAGAGCGCAACAACCGGCTGATTGCGACCACGGTGTCGTTCGCCGACTCGATCACTGCCGACAAGTGCAGCCCCAACGTGTTCCGCGTCAATGCGCGCGCGGGCATGCAGAGCGCTGCGCTGGCCGACTGGATGGCCTCGACGCAGAAGAATGCCAACGTCTTCTACCTTGGGCCCGACTACGAGATGGGCCGCAGCACGGTGGCGGCCTTCAAGGCGGCGGCGGAGGGCAAGGGCGCCAAGACCGCCGGCGAGGTGTTCGCGCCGCTGGACAACAAGGACTACTCGCCCTACTTCGGCCAGATTCGCGGCGCGCGTCCGACGGTGATCTACACCTCGGTGGCGGGCAACGACACGGTTCGGCTGTTCACGCAGATGGCCGAGTTCGGCGTCAACCGCAACGTGCAGGTCGTCGGCGCGTCGGGCACGGTGACCTCGCAGAACCTCGGTGCCATCGGCAAGGCTGCCGACGGCTTCGTCACCGGTGTCGGCTACTCGTCCAGCATCGACTCGCAGGAGAACCGCAAGTTCGTCGCCGACTTCGAGGCAGCGAACAAGTCCAAGCCCGATCTGTACGGCGCCGACTCCTATGGCGTTCTGTTCTTCTACAAGGCGGCGGTTGAGAAGGCCAAGAGCACCGACACCGACAAGGTGCGCGAGGCGATGCGTGGCCTGCAATGGGCCACCCCGCAAGGCACCAAGACCATGCGTGCCGGCGACCACCAGGCGATGCAGGACATGTACGCGGTGAAGGTCGAGGGCGGCCAGTTCCAGATCGTCGGCAAGGTTGCTGCCGAGGCGGCGATCGGGCCCGACACCTGCGCCCGGTTCTGA
- a CDS encoding ABC transporter ATP-binding protein, which produces MLELRDIHTHYGLSHVLQGVSLHVNAGEVVGLFGRNGVGKTTVMKTIAGWVAPSRGTVQLEGQAIGGVPPERICRRGIGFVPEDRRIFPGLTVQENLVLGFMQQPGRSRAEDRRSLDAIYTRFPRLSERRGQMGTTLSGGEQQMLAMARVLVGAPRLLLIDEPTEGLAPKIVDEIFGLMEGLRRDGIPILLVEQNMHRAIGIVQRFYVLERGAVVLEGDGGNTSHREALVRQLAV; this is translated from the coding sequence ATGCTTGAGCTGCGCGACATCCATACCCATTACGGCCTGAGCCATGTGCTGCAGGGCGTGAGCCTGCACGTGAATGCCGGCGAAGTGGTCGGCCTGTTCGGCCGCAACGGCGTGGGCAAGACCACGGTGATGAAGACCATCGCCGGCTGGGTGGCGCCAAGCCGCGGAACGGTGCAGTTGGAGGGGCAGGCGATCGGCGGAGTTCCGCCGGAGCGCATCTGCCGCCGAGGCATCGGCTTCGTGCCCGAAGACCGGCGCATCTTCCCGGGCCTGACGGTGCAGGAGAACCTGGTGCTCGGCTTCATGCAGCAGCCCGGCCGCAGCCGCGCGGAAGATCGGCGCAGCCTCGATGCCATCTACACGCGCTTTCCGCGCCTGAGCGAGCGGCGAGGCCAGATGGGCACGACGCTGTCCGGCGGCGAGCAGCAGATGCTGGCCATGGCGCGGGTGCTCGTCGGGGCGCCCCGGCTGCTGCTGATCGACGAGCCGACCGAGGGGCTGGCGCCGAAGATCGTCGACGAGATCTTCGGGCTGATGGAAGGGCTGCGCCGCGATGGCATCCCGATCCTGCTGGTGGAGCAGAACATGCACCGCGCTATCGGCATCGTGCAGCGCTTCTACGTACTGGAGCGCGGCGCCGTCGTGCTCGAAGGCGATGGTGGCAATACCTCGCACCGCGAAGCGCTGGTGCGGCAGCTGGCGGTCTGA
- a CDS encoding branched-chain amino acid ABC transporter permease, producing MADVLTLGRAPAPTAGARRSAVRWLSYAFFAIALLFAAVAAALGDVFFFRLATESLIFGGLALSVDLLLGRTGLLPLGQALFFGFGAYVSALTLKHLAPSLPLALAVVLVSGTLVGLVGGLIAIRAKGVYFALISFGLAQVVSKIVFNTRELGASDGLIGVPAPIINLGVASLDTAHAPSFFLLVLAGMAALLALLMRLMDTPFGRQLDAIRTNEHRLAFLGFDPWRYKLAAFVLAADIAALSGALYPMLRGFVSPELMFFQVSGNAVINVIVGGTGTFVGALYGSALLTALKSVVGSFTAHHAIVIGALFVVSVIFFPKGLVGYLAPALERLWSRR from the coding sequence ATGGCTGACGTTCTGACCCTCGGCCGGGCACCCGCCCCGACGGCCGGCGCGCGGCGTTCCGCAGTGCGCTGGTTGAGCTACGCCTTCTTCGCGATCGCTCTGCTGTTCGCGGCCGTGGCGGCCGCGCTGGGTGACGTGTTCTTCTTCCGGCTGGCCACCGAGTCGCTGATCTTTGGCGGGCTGGCGCTCAGCGTCGACCTGCTGCTCGGGCGCACGGGCCTGCTGCCGCTCGGGCAGGCGCTGTTCTTCGGCTTCGGCGCCTACGTCTCGGCGCTGACGCTCAAGCATCTCGCGCCCTCGCTGCCGCTGGCGCTGGCGGTGGTGCTGGTCAGCGGCACGCTGGTCGGGCTGGTCGGCGGGCTGATCGCGATCCGTGCCAAGGGCGTTTACTTCGCGCTGATCAGCTTCGGGCTGGCCCAGGTGGTCAGCAAGATCGTCTTCAACACCCGCGAGCTGGGCGCGTCGGACGGGCTGATCGGCGTGCCTGCGCCGATCATTAACCTCGGTGTGGCGAGCCTCGACACGGCGCATGCGCCGAGCTTCTTCCTGCTCGTGCTGGCCGGCATGGCCGCACTGCTGGCGCTGCTGATGCGCCTGATGGACACGCCCTTCGGGCGCCAGCTCGACGCGATCCGCACCAACGAGCACCGTCTGGCCTTCCTCGGCTTCGACCCCTGGCGCTACAAGCTAGCGGCTTTCGTGCTCGCCGCCGACATCGCCGCGCTCAGCGGCGCGCTCTACCCCATGCTGCGCGGCTTCGTCTCGCCCGAGCTGATGTTCTTCCAGGTCTCCGGCAACGCGGTGATCAACGTGATCGTCGGCGGCACGGGCACCTTCGTCGGTGCGCTGTACGGCTCGGCGCTGCTGACGGCGCTCAAGTCCGTGGTCGGCTCCTTCACCGCCCACCATGCCATCGTGATCGGCGCGTTGTTCGTCGTCTCGGTGATCTTCTTTCCCAAGGGTCTGGTGGGCTACCTCGCGCCGGCCCTGGAGCGCCTGTGGAGTCGCCGATGA
- a CDS encoding ABC transporter ATP-binding protein — protein MKPTTDEAILQVRGLTVRFGSLVAVDGVGFDAQRGHITAVIGPNGAGKSSLFNLISGAIRPSAGQVLLEGHDVTGASPDRMLAAGLSRSFQITNLFFELPVRENLRLAAQFVEAGHGLLRHVSASRAAQQRVEELIERFSLQARADELAGFLSHGEQRRLEIAVALAARPRLLLLDEPTQGMSHADTQDTAELISGLADEGLSILLVEHDVDLVMNLSDHVVVMHQGAKLAEGRPESVRADPAVQAAYFGEAAHA, from the coding sequence ATGAAGCCGACGACCGACGAGGCGATCCTGCAGGTGCGCGGCCTGACCGTGCGCTTCGGGTCGCTGGTGGCCGTGGACGGTGTCGGCTTTGACGCGCAGCGTGGCCATATCACCGCGGTGATCGGCCCCAACGGTGCCGGCAAGAGCAGCCTGTTCAACCTGATCAGCGGCGCAATCCGGCCCAGCGCCGGCCAGGTGCTGCTCGAAGGCCACGACGTGACAGGCGCGAGCCCCGACCGGATGCTCGCCGCCGGGCTGTCGCGATCGTTCCAGATCACCAACCTTTTTTTCGAACTGCCGGTGCGCGAGAACCTGCGCCTGGCGGCTCAGTTCGTCGAAGCCGGGCACGGCCTGCTGCGCCACGTCTCGGCCAGCCGCGCGGCGCAGCAGCGGGTCGAGGAGCTGATCGAGCGCTTCTCGCTGCAGGCCCGCGCCGACGAGCTCGCTGGCTTCCTGTCGCATGGCGAGCAGCGCCGGCTGGAGATCGCCGTCGCGCTGGCCGCCCGGCCGCGGCTGCTCTTGCTCGACGAGCCGACCCAGGGCATGAGCCATGCCGACACGCAGGACACCGCCGAGCTGATCAGCGGGCTGGCCGACGAGGGACTGTCCATCCTGCTGGTCGAACACGACGTCGACCTGGTGATGAACCTGTCGGACCACGTGGTCGTCATGCACCAGGGCGCCAAGCTCGCGGAAGGCCGGCCGGAGTCGGTGCGCGCCGATCCAGCCGTACAGGCTGCGTACTTCGGGGAGGCTGCCCATGCTTGA
- a CDS encoding tripartite tricarboxylate transporter substrate binding protein, with product MVNEISRSRRALTLAAGAAALTAPWIAPARAADYPGGPLRIVVPYPAGGFNDTLGRLIAKQLSAAWKVSAVVDNKPGAGTVIGTQAVATAPADGQTLLVIQFPFASNPWLYKLPYDTERAFAPVILAGRSPMVLVTHAGSPYRAVADVLTAARATPDRINYGTSGAGSSNHLAMVLFESQAGVRMNPVPYKGSAPLMTDLSGGHVGLAVDLLPQVLPFIQAGKARALAIASRRRSPLLPDVPTAAEVGLPGYEVSSWHGFVVPAGTPQPAIDKLNREIDRILSTEEVQRAFAAQGVTPDGGSPAVLRDFIAAQMTLWKRVIEQHGIKAE from the coding sequence ATGGTCAACGAAATCTCGAGATCGCGTCGCGCGCTGACGCTGGCTGCCGGCGCTGCTGCGCTGACGGCGCCGTGGATCGCGCCGGCGCGCGCCGCCGACTATCCCGGCGGACCGCTTCGCATCGTCGTGCCCTACCCGGCGGGTGGGTTCAACGACACGCTCGGACGACTGATCGCGAAGCAGCTGTCCGCGGCGTGGAAGGTGAGCGCCGTGGTGGACAACAAGCCGGGTGCCGGGACTGTGATCGGTACGCAGGCCGTGGCCACGGCCCCGGCCGATGGCCAGACGCTGCTCGTCATCCAGTTTCCGTTCGCCTCGAATCCCTGGCTCTACAAGCTGCCCTACGACACCGAACGCGCGTTCGCCCCCGTGATCCTGGCCGGGCGCTCGCCCATGGTGTTGGTCACCCATGCGGGCAGCCCCTATCGCGCCGTCGCCGATGTGCTGACCGCGGCGCGCGCCACTCCGGACAGGATCAACTACGGCACCTCGGGTGCCGGCTCGTCCAATCATCTGGCCATGGTGCTGTTCGAGAGCCAGGCCGGCGTGCGCATGAACCCCGTGCCCTACAAGGGCAGCGCTCCGCTGATGACCGACCTGTCTGGGGGGCATGTCGGGCTTGCCGTCGACCTGCTGCCGCAAGTGCTGCCGTTCATTCAGGCCGGCAAGGCGCGCGCGCTGGCCATTGCAAGCCGGCGTCGATCACCCCTGCTTCCGGATGTGCCGACCGCTGCCGAAGTCGGCCTGCCAGGATACGAGGTGTCGTCCTGGCACGGCTTCGTCGTGCCGGCGGGTACGCCGCAGCCTGCAATCGACAAGCTCAATCGCGAGATCGACCGAATCCTTTCCACCGAAGAAGTCCAGCGCGCGTTCGCGGCTCAGGGCGTCACCCCCGACGGTGGCTCACCGGCAGTGTTGCGCGACTTCATTGCCGCACAGATGACGCTGTGGAAGCGCGTCATCGAACAGCACGGGATCAAGGCCGAGTAA